A window from Chitinophaga filiformis encodes these proteins:
- a CDS encoding acetyltransferase, producing MHNPKIFIRGAGSQAKVILEILEVLKQECAGIFDDNPDIKEVLGYPVLGRWDPSMISEDARMILAVGSNMIRKKMAETMGCEWISAVHPSANISTRCTIDPGTVIMAGVSINTCATIGSHAIINTNASVDHDCRVGDFVHISPNAALAGHVTVGEGTHIGIGSSIKQGVKIGKWSVIGAGTVVIRDVPDNVVVVGNPGRILKNNV from the coding sequence ATGCATAACCCAAAAATTTTTATTCGAGGAGCCGGTAGCCAGGCAAAAGTGATCCTGGAAATACTGGAAGTACTAAAACAGGAATGCGCCGGCATATTTGATGACAACCCTGATATAAAGGAAGTACTGGGTTACCCGGTATTAGGCAGGTGGGATCCTTCGATGATAAGTGAAGATGCCAGAATGATCTTAGCCGTAGGTAGCAACATGATCCGGAAAAAAATGGCAGAAACAATGGGATGTGAGTGGATCAGTGCTGTTCATCCTTCCGCTAACATTTCGACGCGTTGCACCATTGATCCCGGAACGGTGATAATGGCCGGCGTAAGTATCAATACCTGTGCAACTATCGGCAGTCATGCGATCATCAATACCAATGCATCTGTTGACCATGATTGCAGGGTGGGTGACTTTGTGCATATATCTCCCAATGCGGCCTTAGCGGGACATGTTACTGTGGGAGAGGGCACACATATCGGTATAGGCTCATCCATCAAACAGGGGGTGAAGATCGGCAAGTGGTCGGTGATAGGCGCCGGAACTGTTGTAATAAGAGATGTGCCTGACAATGTGGTAGTAGTCGGTAATCCTGGCAGGATCTTAAAAAACAATGTATAG
- a CDS encoding SWIB/MDM2 domain-containing protein, producing the protein MPTSKQTTAKQAAKSTTKTAPAKESAAKKPAKDAGGKGLKAPLTPSPELAAVIGSDPLPRTEMTKKIWDYIKEHNLQDAKNKRMINADDKLKKVFNGKSQISMFELAKEMNQHVK; encoded by the coding sequence ATGCCTACTTCAAAACAAACAACAGCAAAGCAAGCAGCAAAAAGTACTACAAAAACAGCTCCGGCTAAGGAGTCTGCGGCTAAGAAACCAGCCAAGGACGCCGGAGGCAAAGGACTCAAAGCGCCATTGACGCCAAGTCCGGAGTTAGCAGCTGTTATTGGCAGCGATCCGCTGCCCAGAACTGAAATGACGAAGAAGATCTGGGATTATATCAAGGAGCATAATTTGCAGGACGCCAAGAACAAACGCATGATCAATGCTGATGACAAGCTGAAGAAGGTCTTTAACGGCAAGAGCCAGATCTCTATGTTTGAACTGGCTAAAGAGATGAATCAACACGTGAAATAA
- a CDS encoding ThuA domain-containing protein — translation MFQRIFRNFIRFIPIMAGLCTLLAMQPVRPRFRVLALAENGGHHIAYSRTAKVWLDKLAADSGFAVDYIDNTDKIDSVFLAQYQLFIQLDYPPYAWKPAAVKAFEEYISEGKGGWIGFHHATLLGEFDGYGLWPWFYDFMGKIRFKDYIAGFASGDVHVEDAAHPVLKGVPAVFNVKTEEWYTYDRSPRPDVHVLASVDESSYKPASGKKMGDHPVIWTNTAYKARNVYIFMGHSPDLFENKAYLTLFRNAIFWAAAKP, via the coding sequence ATGTTTCAACGTATTTTCAGGAACTTCATCCGCTTCATTCCCATTATGGCAGGCCTGTGCACCCTGCTGGCCATGCAACCTGTCAGGCCCCGTTTCCGCGTACTGGCCCTGGCGGAGAACGGCGGGCATCACATCGCCTATTCCAGGACAGCGAAAGTTTGGCTGGACAAACTGGCGGCCGACAGCGGTTTTGCTGTTGATTACATTGACAATACCGATAAGATAGACAGCGTTTTCCTGGCGCAATATCAGCTGTTCATCCAGCTGGACTATCCTCCCTATGCCTGGAAACCGGCAGCAGTAAAAGCATTTGAGGAATATATATCTGAAGGGAAAGGTGGCTGGATAGGGTTCCATCATGCTACATTGCTGGGTGAGTTTGACGGATATGGTTTATGGCCCTGGTTTTATGACTTTATGGGGAAGATCCGCTTTAAGGACTACATCGCAGGTTTTGCGTCAGGGGATGTGCATGTTGAGGATGCTGCACATCCGGTACTGAAAGGCGTACCGGCGGTATTTAATGTAAAGACGGAAGAATGGTATACCTACGACAGGAGCCCGCGTCCCGATGTACATGTACTGGCCAGTGTGGACGAAAGCTCGTATAAACCTGCCTCTGGAAAGAAAATGGGCGACCATCCGGTTATATGGACAAATACGGCGTATAAGGCCCGGAACGTCTATATTTTCATGGGGCATTCGCCGGATCTGTTTGAGAACAAGGCCTATCTTACTTTATTCCGCAATGCCATTTTCTGGGCAGCTGCAAAGCCGTAA
- a CDS encoding response regulator transcription factor, with the protein MNTPYPAASGTHEAPPSKILLVTGDAAILRKFRQQLMPIYDVITANTVAEGVQLTNKQRPDLILCDVLVTDTSGYQFLITLRDDPSLKHLPFILFNRLNVTPNVRKGMNLGADDYLVYPFSGEELLKSVQSRLSRYHHIRETLGPVKETIIPPIHADGRGTVINERLSKTEAKILDMIAKGMSSRDIASFKCISVRTVDNHRHNITKKLQLSGPNALVKFAIGYGGTHTR; encoded by the coding sequence ATGAATACACCTTACCCAGCAGCCTCTGGTACACATGAGGCCCCCCCATCGAAAATCCTGTTGGTAACAGGAGACGCAGCTATTTTGCGCAAATTCCGTCAGCAGTTAATGCCAATTTATGATGTGATAACGGCCAACACCGTTGCAGAAGGCGTCCAACTGACGAACAAACAACGACCAGATCTGATCCTGTGTGATGTATTGGTAACCGATACTTCCGGTTATCAGTTCCTGATTACCCTCCGGGATGATCCCAGTCTGAAACATCTGCCCTTCATTCTCTTTAACCGGCTCAATGTCACGCCCAATGTCAGAAAAGGCATGAACCTGGGTGCAGACGACTACCTGGTATATCCTTTCAGCGGTGAAGAATTACTGAAAAGCGTTCAATCCCGCCTGAGCAGATATCATCACATCAGGGAAACCCTCGGCCCCGTTAAAGAAACAATAATCCCCCCTATTCACGCTGATGGCAGGGGTACTGTGATCAATGAACGATTGAGTAAGACAGAAGCCAAAATCCTGGACATGATAGCCAAGGGCATGAGCAGCAGGGACATTGCTTCCTTTAAATGCATCAGTGTCCGCACCGTGGATAATCACAGGCATAATATCACCAAAAAGCTACAGCTCTCAGGTCCTAACGCCCTTGTCAAATTTGCGATCGGTTACGGAGGAACACATACCCGGTAA
- a CDS encoding nucleotide sugar dehydrogenase has translation MIAVIGLGYVGLPLAIEFAKQYKVLGFDINETRVKELSNGQDKTREANIEDLKAVIQQGTQAHSTTGLRFSSDKSELQQYQVFIVTVPTPIDEFKSPDLTFLLAASAMLGSILKPGDIVIYESTVYPGCTEEDCVPVLERSSGLRYNKDFFVGYSPERINPGDKVNTLTRIKKVTSGSTPEIAGRIDQLYASIITAGTHKAPSIKVAEASKAIENAQRDINISFVNELALIFDRIGIDTNDVIEAAATKWNFLRYKPGLVGGHCIGVDPYYLAHKAESLGYHPQVILSGRRVNDQMGYFVANKIVKLMIEKDHKIKGAKALIMGITFKENCPDVRNTRVVDIYHELKQYGLDITVYDPWADPEEVKEEYGIPVTTKLRGDEVYDGIVIAVAHREFLEFDFKKHARNNAVIFDTKACIDRDLVDARL, from the coding sequence ATGATAGCAGTTATTGGTCTTGGCTACGTTGGCCTGCCGCTGGCCATTGAGTTTGCCAAACAATACAAGGTGCTGGGATTTGATATCAACGAGACCCGGGTAAAGGAACTCAGCAATGGTCAGGACAAAACCCGTGAAGCCAATATAGAAGACCTGAAAGCCGTCATTCAGCAAGGCACGCAGGCCCATAGCACTACAGGGCTACGCTTTTCTTCCGATAAGAGCGAACTGCAGCAATACCAGGTATTTATCGTTACCGTCCCTACGCCCATTGACGAGTTTAAGTCGCCAGACCTCACTTTCCTCCTGGCCGCCTCTGCTATGCTGGGCAGCATCCTCAAGCCTGGCGATATAGTGATCTATGAATCTACCGTTTACCCCGGCTGTACAGAAGAAGATTGTGTGCCGGTACTGGAAAGATCGTCCGGGCTGCGCTATAACAAAGATTTCTTCGTAGGCTATTCTCCTGAGCGTATTAACCCGGGCGATAAGGTCAATACACTGACCAGGATCAAAAAGGTGACCAGCGGCTCCACACCGGAAATAGCCGGGCGTATTGACCAGCTTTACGCGTCTATCATAACGGCAGGCACACATAAGGCACCCAGCATCAAAGTGGCGGAAGCTTCCAAAGCGATAGAAAATGCGCAGCGCGATATCAATATCTCCTTTGTGAACGAACTGGCCCTGATCTTCGACCGTATTGGTATTGACACCAACGATGTAATAGAAGCGGCGGCCACCAAATGGAATTTCCTGCGTTATAAACCAGGCTTGGTGGGCGGGCATTGCATAGGCGTGGATCCTTACTACCTGGCGCATAAAGCGGAATCACTGGGCTACCATCCGCAGGTGATCCTGTCTGGCAGAAGGGTCAACGATCAGATGGGTTATTTCGTGGCCAATAAGATAGTTAAGCTGATGATCGAAAAAGACCATAAGATCAAAGGCGCCAAAGCGCTGATCATGGGCATTACCTTTAAGGAAAATTGTCCCGATGTACGGAATACCCGTGTGGTAGATATCTATCATGAACTGAAACAGTACGGGCTGGACATTACTGTATACGATCCGTGGGCCGATCCGGAGGAAGTAAAAGAGGAATATGGCATACCCGTTACAACGAAATTACGCGGAGACGAAGTGTATGACGGGATAGTCATAGCAGTAGCGCACCGGGAATTCCTGGAATTTGATTTTAAAAAACATGCCCGCAACAATGCAGTCATTTTTGATACAAAAGCCTGTATAGACCGCGATCTTGTTGACGCAAGATTGTAA
- a CDS encoding tyrosine-protein phosphatase, whose amino-acid sequence MFFFRKKADNATANIPFLAGIETDIHSHLVPGVDDGVQDVETAVQFIEALHELGIQKVITTPHIIIDRYPNSAETLAAPFHDVKEALKAKGCPVSYHHAAEYYMDEYFEELMNSSRLLTLSGELLLVEISFMCAPPQLHQWLFELSAQGYRPVLAHPERYNYYHQQTDEYMTFKQRGCYLQVNLLSLAGYYGKHIQKAAEWLIDNQLVDFIGTDLHHEKHLQAIRAIAKDKKLVKLLETYPFKNNTLTKSSQAIK is encoded by the coding sequence ATGTTCTTTTTCCGTAAAAAAGCTGATAACGCTACTGCAAATATTCCATTCCTGGCAGGAATTGAGACCGATATCCATTCACACCTGGTACCAGGTGTAGACGATGGCGTGCAGGATGTGGAGACGGCTGTCCAGTTCATTGAAGCATTACATGAACTGGGTATTCAGAAAGTGATTACCACTCCACACATCATTATAGACCGCTATCCGAACTCCGCAGAAACCCTGGCGGCTCCTTTCCATGATGTGAAGGAAGCCCTGAAGGCCAAAGGTTGCCCGGTAAGCTATCACCATGCGGCAGAGTACTACATGGATGAATATTTCGAGGAGCTGATGAATTCCTCCCGCCTGCTGACCCTTAGCGGAGAGCTGTTGCTGGTAGAAATCTCTTTCATGTGCGCACCGCCCCAGCTGCATCAATGGCTGTTTGAACTATCGGCACAAGGTTACCGCCCTGTACTGGCCCATCCTGAACGCTATAACTATTACCACCAGCAAACGGATGAGTACATGACCTTTAAACAACGGGGCTGCTACCTGCAGGTCAACCTCCTGTCGCTTGCCGGTTATTATGGCAAACATATCCAGAAAGCAGCTGAGTGGCTGATAGACAACCAGCTGGTTGACTTCATCGGTACAGATCTTCACCATGAGAAGCATCTTCAGGCAATCAGAGCCATTGCCAAAGACAAGAAGCTGGTGAAACTGCTGGAAACCTATCCGTTTAAAAACAATACGCTCACGAAAAGCTCCCAGGCTATAAAATAA
- a CDS encoding GAF domain-containing protein: MAEDLSIIKGDKTAEYKSIIPQIDALVSGEPDLVANLANTVAALKEQFGWFWVGFYLVKGDELVLGPFQGPVACTRIKKGRGVCGTSWAEARTLVVPDVEAFPGHIACSSLSRSEIVVPIIRNGQVIGVLDVDSEHLDHFDETDRVFLEEIVASLNFEV, from the coding sequence ATGGCAGAAGATCTGAGTATAATAAAAGGAGACAAAACAGCAGAATACAAGTCTATCATTCCGCAGATAGATGCATTGGTAAGCGGTGAACCTGACCTGGTGGCCAACCTGGCCAATACGGTAGCTGCGTTGAAAGAGCAGTTTGGCTGGTTCTGGGTAGGATTTTACCTCGTAAAAGGCGATGAGCTGGTATTAGGCCCCTTCCAGGGCCCGGTAGCCTGCACACGTATTAAAAAAGGACGTGGTGTATGCGGCACCAGCTGGGCAGAAGCCCGTACCCTGGTTGTGCCTGATGTAGAAGCTTTTCCGGGGCACATTGCCTGCAGCAGCCTGTCAAGATCAGAGATCGTTGTTCCCATCATCCGTAATGGCCAGGTAATTGGCGTGCTGGATGTGGACAGCGAGCACCTTGACCATTTTGATGAAACTGACCGGGTTTTCCTGGAAGAGATAGTAGCATCCCTCAACTTTGAAGTGTAA
- the idi gene encoding isopentenyl-diphosphate Delta-isomerase, with the protein MKAQVILVNELDQETGLMEKMEAHEKGLLHRAFSVFILNDQGDMLLQQRALDKYHSGGLWTNACCSHPLPGETVEAAAHRRLSEEMGFDCPLRELFQFTYRTEFDNGLIEHEYDHVWAGTYNGAINPAPEEVHAYQYLSVNEIIRLMAEVPEQFTSWFRLAFPRVIDQLRV; encoded by the coding sequence ATGAAAGCACAGGTTATATTGGTGAATGAGCTGGATCAGGAAACAGGATTGATGGAGAAAATGGAGGCACACGAGAAAGGATTGCTTCACAGAGCTTTTTCCGTGTTTATTTTGAATGATCAGGGTGACATGCTGTTACAACAGCGGGCGCTCGATAAGTATCATTCCGGCGGTTTATGGACAAATGCCTGCTGTAGTCATCCGTTGCCCGGCGAAACCGTGGAAGCCGCAGCCCATCGGCGTCTTTCAGAAGAAATGGGATTTGACTGTCCCTTACGGGAACTATTCCAATTTACTTATCGCACAGAATTTGACAATGGTCTTATTGAACATGAATACGACCATGTATGGGCAGGCACTTACAACGGTGCTATTAACCCAGCCCCCGAAGAGGTGCATGCATATCAATATTTATCCGTAAACGAAATTATCAGGTTAATGGCAGAGGTGCCGGAGCAATTCACCAGCTGGTTCAGGCTGGCTTTTCCGAGAGTTATTGATCAATTAAGGGTCTGA
- a CDS encoding (-)-gamma-cadinene synthase, whose product MPTITLPRIAYPFPSSINQFVTAAHEQNRQWVQSFGFITSPEALGRFDRSRFAWLAARAFPNANFHELCIIANFNTWLFMLDDQCDEAQLGRKAISLEQVTDGFMNILKHNTPIDTILGRSFTDIWDRMQAIGDTAWQARFIRSMEEYFTSCHWEAGNRAAGVTPTVAEYVTMRPYTGALFADVEAIEIIEKVYLPAHILQHFIVQRLVLACNNIVCWANDIFSCAKEARQGDVHNLVLVLRHERNITLQEAVDETVRMHNEEVKLFTALEKLLPSFGAEMDKELERFLSVLRSWITANYDWSFHDTGRYQVREVEVLAEK is encoded by the coding sequence ATGCCAACGATCACCTTGCCACGGATAGCCTATCCGTTCCCCTCTTCTATTAACCAATTTGTAACAGCAGCTCACGAACAGAACCGCCAATGGGTACAATCCTTCGGATTCATTACAAGCCCCGAAGCCCTCGGCCGGTTCGACAGATCACGCTTCGCCTGGCTTGCCGCCCGCGCCTTTCCAAATGCCAACTTTCATGAACTGTGCATCATTGCCAACTTCAATACCTGGTTGTTCATGCTGGACGACCAGTGCGACGAAGCACAACTGGGCAGGAAAGCGATTTCCCTGGAACAGGTTACAGACGGCTTCATGAACATTCTGAAACATAACACACCTATTGACACAATTCTGGGCAGGAGTTTTACCGACATATGGGATCGTATGCAGGCCATTGGAGACACTGCATGGCAGGCAAGATTTATCCGCAGTATGGAGGAGTACTTTACATCCTGCCATTGGGAAGCAGGCAACAGGGCCGCTGGTGTTACGCCTACCGTTGCAGAATACGTCACCATGCGCCCTTACACCGGAGCATTGTTCGCTGATGTGGAGGCCATAGAGATCATCGAAAAAGTATATCTGCCAGCCCACATCCTGCAGCATTTTATCGTACAACGTCTTGTACTGGCCTGCAACAACATTGTGTGCTGGGCCAACGACATCTTCTCCTGCGCGAAGGAAGCCCGGCAGGGAGATGTACACAACCTTGTTTTAGTACTCAGGCACGAACGTAATATCACTTTACAGGAAGCCGTAGATGAAACTGTGCGCATGCACAATGAAGAAGTAAAACTGTTTACTGCCCTCGAAAAATTGCTGCCTTCCTTTGGCGCTGAAATGGATAAGGAACTGGAAAGATTCCTGTCTGTACTGCGTTCCTGGATTACAGCCAATTATGACTGGAGCTTCCATGATACCGGCAGGTACCAGGTGAGAGAGGTCGAAGTGCTGGCAGAGAAATAG
- a CDS encoding sodium/sugar symporter: protein MNQLTDTHHLKYWDYLVFLIYFVIVAGYGYYIYQRKRSKTASTKDFFLAEGSLTWWAIGASLIASNISAEHFIGQSGSGFALGLAISTYEWMAAATLIIVAVFFIPVYLKNKIYTMPQFLLERYNSTVSTIMAIFWLLVYVFVNLTSIIYLGALAITAISGIPFLWCIVGLSVFAVIVTLGGMKVIGYTDVIQVFVLIVGGLATTYLALRMVSTHFGYGEDILKGLSLVREKADSHFHMIFSKEHNYYKDLPGLSVLIGGMWINNLNYWGCNQYIIQRALGADLKTARSGILFAAFLKLLVPVIAVLPGITAYVLFQEGVFNQELRDAAGVIKPDQAYPTLMNLLPEGLKGLAFAALTAAIVASLAGKANSISTIFSLDIYHRYFNKEATEKQLVRVGRITVIVAMVIASLVAPALTTLDQAYQFIQDYVGFISPGVLAIFLLGFFWKRATSKAALTAAVLTIPLSTVLKFLPLWVDLSPLYNLGLAVPNEKGVYEIPFLDRMTIVFVVLVALMVIITLTDSNSKLQKRVIEIDRSLFKSSPAFIAGSVIIMGVLAALYTVFW from the coding sequence ATGAATCAATTGACTGATACACATCACTTAAAGTACTGGGATTACCTGGTATTCCTGATCTATTTTGTTATTGTGGCCGGCTATGGTTACTATATCTACCAGCGTAAGCGGTCAAAAACAGCCAGTACGAAAGACTTTTTCCTGGCAGAGGGCTCTCTTACCTGGTGGGCGATAGGCGCCTCCCTGATCGCATCCAATATTTCGGCAGAACACTTTATAGGACAGTCGGGCTCGGGGTTTGCCCTCGGACTGGCCATTTCCACCTATGAATGGATGGCTGCCGCCACGCTTATCATTGTGGCGGTATTTTTTATTCCGGTGTATCTGAAGAATAAGATCTATACCATGCCACAGTTCCTGTTGGAGCGTTATAACTCCACTGTGAGTACAATTATGGCCATTTTCTGGCTGCTGGTATATGTATTTGTGAACCTCACATCCATCATTTACCTGGGAGCACTGGCCATTACAGCTATTTCTGGCATACCATTCCTCTGGTGCATAGTCGGCCTGTCTGTTTTTGCCGTGATAGTAACCCTGGGAGGCATGAAGGTGATCGGGTATACGGATGTGATACAGGTATTTGTGCTGATCGTCGGCGGACTGGCCACTACTTATCTGGCTTTACGCATGGTATCCACTCATTTCGGATATGGTGAGGACATCCTGAAAGGATTGTCGCTGGTGCGTGAAAAGGCAGATTCACATTTCCATATGATCTTCTCAAAAGAACATAATTATTATAAAGACCTGCCCGGGCTGTCTGTGCTGATAGGAGGGATGTGGATCAATAACCTGAACTACTGGGGATGTAACCAGTATATCATCCAGCGGGCTTTGGGTGCTGATCTCAAAACAGCCCGCAGCGGTATCCTGTTTGCAGCGTTCCTGAAACTGCTGGTACCTGTGATAGCCGTATTGCCGGGTATTACGGCTTATGTACTGTTCCAGGAGGGTGTGTTTAACCAGGAGCTCCGCGATGCAGCAGGAGTGATAAAACCGGATCAGGCTTATCCGACCTTAATGAACCTGTTGCCGGAAGGCCTGAAAGGATTGGCCTTTGCAGCCTTGACAGCAGCGATCGTAGCCTCGCTGGCAGGCAAGGCAAACAGTATCTCTACTATTTTCTCACTGGATATCTATCACCGTTATTTCAATAAAGAAGCCACTGAAAAGCAACTGGTGAGAGTGGGCCGTATCACGGTGATCGTGGCCATGGTGATAGCCAGCCTGGTGGCTCCGGCCCTGACAACGCTGGACCAGGCCTACCAGTTCATACAGGACTATGTAGGCTTTATTTCTCCCGGCGTACTTGCCATCTTCTTACTGGGCTTCTTCTGGAAACGGGCCACCTCAAAAGCTGCGCTGACGGCAGCAGTGCTGACAATACCATTGTCGACCGTACTGAAATTCCTGCCTTTATGGGTAGATCTGTCCCCCCTGTACAACCTGGGACTGGCAGTGCCGAATGAAAAAGGCGTCTATGAAATCCCGTTCCTCGACCGTATGACCATAGTGTTTGTGGTGCTGGTGGCATTGATGGTTATCATCACACTGACAGACAGCAATAGCAAATTGCAGAAACGTGTGATAGAGATTGACAGGTCATTGTTCAAGAGCTCTCCTGCCTTTATTGCCGGAAGTGTGATCATCATGGGAGTACTGGCAGCTTTGTATACTGTATTCTGGTAG
- a CDS encoding S8 family peptidase, translating to MRNKPLLPIVVILMVALFVVSACQKEVKDLPVQEKTAVPVKQQDRCFIVIAEEGKQLDPITDKLEKLQAAGYKVKNIIPELGLIHVQTPDPSFPAKARKIAGVQSVVIDISTNWEVPVKAVRADLSPAIRNTAAKAIGVPSGDPYGVLQWDLQSVKAHQAWAKGYFGNGAKVAILDGGFLIREPEIMSQIVDTHNFIPDETIEPFAPQGQREYFSQGTASAGIIAAAHDGKRVVGIAPQTQLILIKVISDMTHEAPWSSLIDGIFYAVNRGAKVIEMNVAGKLPRKTYTDDNGTPNYPGDDYVVEYNRDVRDLVIALTRATLYANLMGATLVAPAGDNPQHPYNFDVEKNFTIYPAAALGVLCIGSNGPNGWGFNQDTTLYVPSSFSNYGRSYIRFGAPGGNYGPLTDPTAVAEVEGFGNWEYLFNYIYNVGFWVPDTEVYYDSWAYGSALATAHAAAFIALIYGKHPGTNALIVDAILRRSADDYGSSGKDAYFGYGQVNAGKAVDY from the coding sequence ATGAGAAACAAGCCGCTATTGCCAATTGTTGTCATCCTGATGGTGGCATTATTCGTTGTCAGCGCCTGCCAAAAAGAGGTGAAAGATCTTCCTGTGCAGGAGAAGACAGCTGTTCCCGTCAAACAGCAGGACAGATGCTTTATTGTCATTGCTGAAGAAGGAAAGCAACTCGATCCCATTACTGATAAACTGGAAAAACTGCAGGCCGCAGGGTACAAGGTAAAAAACATCATTCCGGAACTGGGCCTTATTCATGTACAAACACCCGATCCTTCATTTCCGGCAAAGGCCCGGAAGATTGCTGGCGTACAATCCGTAGTGATAGACATTTCCACTAACTGGGAAGTGCCTGTCAAAGCGGTACGGGCCGACCTGTCTCCTGCCATCCGCAATACGGCGGCAAAAGCCATCGGTGTGCCTTCAGGAGACCCGTATGGAGTGCTGCAATGGGACCTTCAATCCGTAAAGGCCCACCAGGCATGGGCCAAGGGCTATTTTGGCAATGGCGCAAAAGTAGCTATACTGGACGGCGGTTTCCTGATACGCGAACCCGAGATCATGAGCCAGATTGTCGATACCCACAACTTTATTCCTGATGAAACAATAGAGCCATTCGCTCCCCAGGGACAAAGAGAATATTTCAGCCAGGGAACTGCTTCTGCAGGTATCATTGCAGCAGCCCACGATGGCAAACGGGTGGTGGGCATCGCTCCCCAGACCCAGCTCATACTGATCAAAGTGATCTCTGATATGACCCATGAAGCCCCCTGGAGCAGTTTGATAGATGGCATTTTTTACGCCGTGAATCGTGGTGCGAAAGTGATCGAGATGAACGTTGCCGGTAAACTGCCTCGTAAGACCTACACTGATGATAACGGTACGCCCAACTATCCCGGTGATGACTATGTAGTGGAATACAACCGCGATGTCCGTGACCTCGTTATTGCACTAACACGGGCTACACTCTATGCAAACCTGATGGGCGCTACGCTGGTAGCCCCGGCGGGCGATAATCCGCAACACCCCTACAATTTTGATGTGGAGAAGAATTTTACTATCTACCCCGCTGCTGCATTGGGTGTACTTTGCATTGGCTCCAACGGACCTAATGGCTGGGGCTTTAACCAGGACACCACTTTATACGTACCGTCCTCCTTCAGCAATTATGGAAGGTCGTACATCCGCTTCGGTGCGCCCGGCGGCAATTATGGTCCGCTGACAGATCCAACCGCTGTTGCGGAAGTGGAAGGTTTTGGCAATTGGGAATACCTGTTCAATTATATCTACAATGTCGGCTTCTGGGTGCCTGATACTGAAGTGTATTACGATTCCTGGGCCTACGGTTCTGCACTGGCAACCGCCCATGCCGCAGCTTTCATAGCCCTGATATATGGTAAACATCCGGGAACCAATGCCCTGATCGTAGATGCTATTCTCAGACGATCTGCTGATGATTATGGCAGTTCAGGTAAAGATGCCTATTTCGGTTACGGGCAGGTGAATGCGGGGAAGGCGGTGGATTATTAA
- a CDS encoding inositol oxygenase — protein MNSNNFSGEELNPLQSIEQWEDDVVLRYPEPGLAETAKSKEEYRNYDNPGRDTVREFYRLNHKYQTYDFVQEKKKEFLAFSRKEMPVWGAMEFLNTLVDDSDPDIELDQLQHLLQTAEAIRADGHPDWFVLTGFIHDMGKVLCLFGEPQWAVVGDTFPVGCQHSDKIVYPEFFADNPDAKDERYNTKYGVYSPNCGLNEVDMSWGHDEYLYQMVKDHMPEPALYMIRYHSFYAQHRENAYAHLMNEHDHAMFEWVKKFNPYDLYSKSPKPPVISELKPYYEDLIAKYLPATIRL, from the coding sequence ATGAACTCGAACAACTTTTCCGGTGAAGAATTAAATCCCTTGCAGAGCATAGAGCAATGGGAAGACGATGTGGTATTGCGCTATCCCGAGCCAGGGCTGGCGGAAACAGCCAAATCGAAAGAGGAATACAGGAATTATGACAATCCCGGCAGGGACACAGTACGCGAGTTCTACCGCTTGAATCATAAGTACCAGACTTATGACTTCGTGCAGGAAAAGAAAAAAGAATTCCTGGCTTTCAGCAGAAAGGAAATGCCTGTATGGGGGGCGATGGAGTTCCTGAACACACTCGTGGATGATTCTGATCCCGATATTGAACTAGACCAGTTGCAGCACCTGTTGCAGACGGCGGAGGCGATCAGGGCCGATGGTCATCCTGACTGGTTCGTGCTGACCGGCTTTATTCACGATATGGGCAAGGTGCTTTGCCTGTTTGGTGAACCGCAATGGGCAGTAGTGGGAGATACCTTCCCGGTAGGTTGCCAGCACTCTGATAAAATAGTATATCCTGAATTCTTTGCTGACAATCCTGACGCAAAGGATGAACGTTATAATACAAAGTACGGTGTATATAGTCCCAACTGCGGATTGAACGAAGTAGACATGTCATGGGGACATGATGAATATCTTTACCAGATGGTGAAAGATCATATGCCTGAACCAGCATTATACATGATCCGCTACCACTCTTTCTATGCACAGCATCGCGAAAACGCTTATGCGCATCTGATGAATGAGCATGACCATGCCATGTTTGAATGGGTAAAGAAATTCAATCCGTACGATCTCTACTCAAAGAGTCCAAAACCTCCGGTTATAAGCGAATTAAAGCCATACTATGAGGATCTTATAGCAAAGTATTTACCTGCTACGATCAGGTTGTAA